A stretch of Peteryoungia algae DNA encodes these proteins:
- a CDS encoding TetR/AcrR family transcriptional regulator: MSAGIENDESDGPDAGAPRVRADARRNEDAVLEAAKAIFSTSGVDAPAREIAGRAGVGVGTLYRRFATRADLVIAVFKREVDDCTAQAAVLAASHPAGEALALWLRRYTKFIATKRGLAQALHSGDPAFQGLPDYFRQNFEPALTGLLDAAVEAGAVRPGIEPYELLRAIGNLASVKGAEPDGETPVMVELLIDGLRFGAPKAGAAQKA, translated from the coding sequence ATGAGCGCAGGCATTGAAAACGACGAAAGCGATGGCCCTGATGCAGGCGCCCCCCGGGTGCGCGCCGATGCGCGGCGCAATGAAGACGCGGTGCTCGAGGCGGCCAAGGCAATCTTTTCGACGAGCGGTGTGGATGCACCGGCGCGCGAGATTGCAGGCCGTGCCGGCGTCGGCGTCGGCACGCTTTATCGGCGTTTTGCCACGCGCGCCGATCTGGTGATCGCGGTGTTCAAACGCGAGGTCGACGATTGCACGGCGCAGGCGGCCGTGCTTGCCGCAAGCCACCCGGCCGGCGAGGCTCTGGCGCTCTGGCTGCGCCGCTACACGAAATTCATTGCCACCAAGCGGGGTCTCGCCCAGGCCCTGCATTCCGGCGATCCGGCCTTTCAGGGCCTGCCCGACTATTTCCGTCAGAACTTCGAGCCGGCGCTGACAGGGCTCCTGGACGCTGCCGTCGAAGCGGGTGCGGTCCGACCGGGCATCGAGCCCTATGAACTGCTGCGCGCCATCGGCAATCTCGCCTCGGTCAAGGGCGCCGAACCGGACGGCGAGACGCCCGTGATGGTCGAGCTGCTGATCGACGGTTTGCGGTTTGGCGCGCCGAAGGCCGGTGCTGCGCAAAAGGCGTAG
- a CDS encoding phage portal protein, translated as MRLPFRMPWAQVRDRTTVPVEKALHPRPGTALSLIAGEGEARWTGRSYAALAREGFMKNPVAHRCVRLVSEAAASIGFLAYQRDGERPDHAALALLARPNGAMTGADFLEALYGQLLLSGNAYVEAVAVGAGGAAELHLLRPDRVNVVTGADGWPSAYDYRAGTRARRIALDGLLHLKLFHPLDDHEGFAPLAAAQVALDLHNAAGRWNKALLDNSARPSGALVYQPKEGGNLSTDQYQRLKVELDEGYSGPMRAGRPLLLEGGLDWKSMGLSPKDMDFVEAKNGAARDIALAFGVPPMLLGIPGDNTYANYQEANRAFYRLTVLPLVTRTGASLSVFLGDLTGEGLRLVPDLDTVAGLSAERDALWARVGAAGFLTEEEKREAVGY; from the coding sequence ATGAGACTTCCCTTCCGTATGCCCTGGGCGCAGGTCCGGGATCGAACCACTGTGCCAGTCGAAAAGGCGCTGCATCCGCGTCCCGGAACGGCGCTGTCGCTGATTGCGGGCGAGGGCGAGGCGCGGTGGACCGGGCGGAGCTACGCGGCGCTGGCCCGCGAGGGCTTCATGAAGAACCCGGTGGCGCATCGCTGCGTGCGTCTGGTGTCGGAAGCGGCAGCCAGTATCGGCTTTCTCGCCTATCAGCGCGACGGCGAGCGGCCGGATCACGCGGCGCTTGCCCTTCTGGCGCGGCCGAACGGGGCAATGACCGGGGCGGATTTTCTCGAAGCGCTCTATGGCCAGCTGCTGCTCTCGGGCAATGCCTATGTCGAGGCGGTGGCCGTGGGGGCTGGCGGGGCGGCGGAATTGCATTTGCTTCGGCCGGACCGGGTGAACGTGGTGACCGGCGCGGACGGCTGGCCCTCGGCCTATGACTACCGCGCGGGAACGCGCGCCCGGAGGATCGCACTCGACGGTCTCCTGCATCTGAAGCTGTTTCACCCGCTCGACGATCACGAGGGCTTTGCGCCGCTGGCCGCAGCCCAGGTGGCGCTCGATCTCCACAATGCGGCAGGCCGCTGGAACAAGGCGCTGCTCGACAATTCGGCAAGGCCTTCGGGTGCGCTGGTCTATCAGCCCAAGGAGGGCGGCAATCTGTCGACCGACCAGTATCAGCGGCTGAAGGTGGAGCTCGACGAGGGTTATTCGGGACCCATGCGGGCGGGCCGGCCCCTGCTGCTCGAAGGCGGGCTCGACTGGAAATCGATGGGGCTCTCGCCCAAGGACATGGATTTCGTCGAGGCGAAGAACGGGGCAGCGCGCGACATCGCGCTCGCCTTTGGCGTGCCGCCGATGCTGCTCGGCATTCCCGGCGACAACACCTATGCCAATTACCAGGAGGCCAACCGCGCCTTCTATCGCCTGACGGTGCTGCCACTGGTCACCCGGACGGGGGCGTCGCTCTCGGTGTTTCTGGGCGACCTGACCGGCGAGGGGCTGAGGCTGGTGCCGGATCTCGACACGGTGGCGGGGCTTTCTGCCGAGCGCGATGCGCTCTGGGCAAGGGTCGGGGCAGCGGGGTTCTTGACGGAGGAGGAGAAGCGCGAGGCGGTGGGCTATTGA
- a CDS encoding Dabb family protein encodes MIRHIVFFTVKPEHVEAVRAGLSILTEIPHADRLEIGTNVKTDGFHQSIDLVVYGEFADEAALAAYKAHPLYEESIRRVRPLREERFAADYVMEEAVRERL; translated from the coding sequence ATGATCCGCCACATCGTCTTCTTCACCGTGAAGCCAGAGCATGTCGAGGCTGTCCGGGCGGGGCTGTCGATCCTGACCGAGATCCCGCATGCGGATCGGCTCGAGATCGGCACCAATGTGAAAACCGACGGTTTTCACCAGAGCATCGATCTCGTGGTCTATGGTGAATTCGCGGATGAAGCCGCGCTGGCCGCCTACAAGGCGCATCCGCTGTACGAGGAGAGCATCCGGCGCGTGAGGCCGCTGCGCGAGGAGCGGTTTGCCGCGGATTACGTGATGGAAGAGGCGGTGCGGGAACGGCTGTGA
- a CDS encoding DUF6107 family protein, giving the protein MTDLGHDGGVTSARLIGAVAGSAISLVYLLPKHRREAAVRFLTGVACGLIFGGPAGIWGAARLGLEGRLSPSETMLAGATLASFTAWWGLGLLVRLTGRAGDKVGG; this is encoded by the coding sequence ATGACTGATCTCGGCCATGACGGCGGCGTGACTTCCGCGCGTCTGATCGGTGCCGTCGCGGGCTCCGCGATTTCGCTGGTCTACCTGCTTCCCAAACATCGACGCGAGGCGGCCGTGCGCTTCCTCACCGGGGTCGCCTGCGGGCTGATCTTCGGCGGTCCGGCGGGGATCTGGGGCGCGGCGCGGCTCGGTCTCGAGGGGCGGTTGTCGCCGTCGGAGACCATGCTCGCCGGTGCCACGCTGGCCTCGTTTACGGCCTGGTGGGGGCTGGGTCTGCTGGTACGGCTGACCGGACGGGCAGGGGACAAGGTGGGCGGTTGA
- a CDS encoding HK97 family phage prohead protease produces the protein MQVTEAAEAPRFRYAGLTLKGVGGDGRFSGYASLFGEVDLGRDAIEPGAFSASLETRGAGGVRMLFQHDPAEVIGRWTVIREDERGLYVEGKLATDVERAREVHALMKAGALDGLSIGFRAVKARSDRKTGVRRILEADLWEISVVTFPMLPTARVSNVKHQRFYRDRETELVRLMRRAARSMANNHFTKG, from the coding sequence ATGCAGGTGACGGAAGCGGCAGAGGCGCCGCGGTTTCGCTATGCCGGATTGACGCTCAAGGGCGTTGGCGGGGACGGACGGTTTTCGGGCTATGCGAGCCTGTTCGGCGAGGTGGATCTTGGCCGCGACGCGATCGAGCCCGGGGCATTTTCCGCCTCGCTGGAGACGCGGGGGGCAGGCGGCGTGCGCATGCTCTTCCAGCATGATCCGGCTGAGGTGATCGGCCGCTGGACCGTCATCCGCGAAGACGAACGGGGGCTTTATGTCGAGGGCAAGCTCGCAACCGACGTGGAGCGTGCCCGCGAGGTGCATGCGCTGATGAAGGCGGGCGCGCTCGACGGGCTGTCGATCGGCTTTCGCGCGGTGAAGGCGAGGAGCGACCGCAAGACCGGTGTCCGGCGCATTCTGGAGGCTGATCTCTGGGAAATCTCGGTGGTGACCTTCCCCATGCTGCCGACGGCAAGGGTCTCGAATGTCAAGCATCAGCGGTTCTACCGCGACAGGGAAACCGAGCTCGTCCGGCTGATGCGCCGGGCGGCACGGTCGATGGCGAACAATCACTTCACGAAAGGATGA
- a CDS encoding phosphatase PAP2 family protein, whose protein sequence is MVFVTQDARAPRGTVQEKPLLFALLVTLTLSAVFVTFPQIDIAISRIFYVEGEDFPASRMGELNTFRAFGQYFPLTLTIVLVFGLVLKLIYPSRPSLFPPRFTLYFASLFLLGPALLVNGLFKPFFDRPRPRNTLEFGGQDPFIHAWALGGDFFDDRSFVSGEAAVVVCLIPLAFFVPVVWRRCVFVLLSLFAALTALNRIAFGAHFLSDVLIAAGLMAMLSIGLAYLFYGRSGSQACDIKLEAAMTEFGHRLHAVRREGITAVRRRLSLAPMFLAPAPSTGENGKA, encoded by the coding sequence ATGGTTTTCGTCACACAGGATGCGCGCGCGCCGCGCGGTACGGTTCAGGAAAAGCCGCTTCTCTTCGCCCTGCTCGTGACGCTGACGCTGTCGGCGGTCTTCGTCACCTTTCCGCAGATCGACATCGCCATCAGCCGGATCTTCTATGTCGAGGGCGAGGATTTTCCGGCCAGCCGGATGGGCGAACTCAACACCTTCCGCGCCTTCGGCCAGTATTTCCCGCTGACGCTCACCATCGTGCTTGTCTTCGGCCTGGTGCTGAAGCTCATCTATCCGTCGCGCCCATCCCTCTTCCCGCCGCGCTTCACGCTCTATTTCGCCAGCCTCTTCCTGCTCGGCCCGGCGCTCCTGGTGAACGGCCTCTTCAAGCCCTTCTTCGACCGACCCCGGCCCCGCAATACCCTCGAATTCGGCGGCCAGGATCCGTTCATCCATGCCTGGGCTCTCGGTGGCGATTTCTTCGACGACCGCTCCTTCGTGTCGGGCGAGGCCGCCGTGGTCGTCTGCTTGATCCCGCTCGCCTTCTTCGTGCCTGTTGTCTGGCGCCGCTGCGTCTTCGTCCTGCTCAGCCTGTTTGCCGCCTTGACCGCGCTCAACCGCATCGCGTTCGGCGCGCATTTCCTCTCCGACGTCCTGATCGCCGCCGGCCTGATGGCCATGCTCTCGATCGGGCTCGCCTATCTCTTCTATGGCCGCTCGGGCTCGCAAGCCTGCGACATCAAGCTCGAAGCCGCCATGACCGAGTTCGGCCACAGGCTGCATGCAGTGCGGCGCGAAGGGATCACCGCCGTGCGCCGCCGGCTGTCGCTGGCACCGATGTTCCTTGCCCCGGCGCCGTCGACCGGTGAGAACGGCAAGGCCTGA
- a CDS encoding alpha/beta hydrolase family protein codes for MNDLVTKARVIPTPRPRTTITINPVTLSASGRSRPLALRITAPMTGDDLPIILLSHGHGPSLYIPSKDGYGPLVDFYAAHGFVVIQPTHANSKVAGLGPDAPGYPFFWQSRLDDMTLILDRLTAIEQAAPMLAGRLDHDRIAAVGHSLGGQTVGMLLGAGLTDTADPAVTRVRQPEPRIRAGVLLAAPGLGGDSLSDHARQNYTTLNPDFSTLTTRTLVVVGDADDNPHLTPRGADWHVDPYRHAPGADALLTLFGGKHGLGGIAGYDAKETDDEDPERLAVTQHMTLAWLRTALEIDETSWPVALDALNTQAADLGRVDLRAS; via the coding sequence ATGAACGATCTCGTCACCAAAGCGCGCGTCATCCCCACGCCCAGGCCCCGAACCACCATCACCATCAACCCGGTCACCTTGTCTGCGTCAGGCCGCAGCCGTCCGCTCGCGCTGCGCATCACGGCACCCATGACCGGAGACGATCTCCCGATCATCCTTCTGTCGCATGGCCACGGCCCTTCGCTCTACATCCCGTCCAAGGACGGTTACGGCCCGCTGGTCGATTTCTACGCCGCCCATGGTTTCGTCGTCATCCAGCCGACCCATGCCAATTCCAAGGTCGCCGGCCTCGGTCCGGATGCACCCGGCTATCCCTTCTTCTGGCAGTCGCGCCTTGATGACATGACGCTGATCCTCGACAGGCTCACGGCCATCGAACAGGCAGCCCCCATGCTCGCCGGGCGGCTCGACCATGACCGCATCGCGGCGGTCGGTCATTCCCTCGGCGGCCAGACGGTGGGCATGCTACTCGGCGCCGGCCTCACCGACACCGCCGATCCCGCCGTCACCCGCGTCCGCCAGCCGGAGCCGCGCATCAGGGCCGGCGTGCTTCTCGCCGCCCCCGGCCTCGGCGGCGACAGCCTCAGCGATCACGCCCGCCAGAACTACACCACGCTCAATCCGGATTTCTCGACGCTCACCACCCGCACCCTGGTCGTCGTTGGCGACGCTGACGACAATCCGCATCTGACGCCCCGCGGCGCCGATTGGCATGTCGATCCCTATCGCCATGCCCCGGGTGCCGATGCTTTGCTCACGCTCTTCGGCGGCAAACATGGCCTTGGCGGCATTGCCGGCTACGACGCCAAGGAAACCGATGACGAAGATCCCGAACGCCTCGCTGTCACCCAGCACATGACACTTGCCTGGCTCAGGACCGCGCTTGAGATCGACGAGACCAGCTGGCCGGTCGCCCTGGACGCGTTAAACACCCAGGCGGCCGATCTCGGCCGCGTGGACCTGAGGGCAAGCTGA